The Candidatus Liberimonas magnetica genome window below encodes:
- a CDS encoding cystathionine gamma-synthase produces MKFETRAIHAGQNPDPGTGAVIVPVYQTSTYEQDEIGKHKGFEYTRTGNPTRKALEEALASLENGKYSLAFASGVAATTAVLSLLKKGDHIIAGDDIYGGTYRLIEKVFRRWGLEVTYALADKIESFKRAIKKNTRLIWIETPTNPLLKVIDIKLLASIAKKSKTILAVDNTFASPYFQRPLALGADIVVHSTTKYLSGHSDIIGGAVITSDEALYKDIKFYQNAAGAVPGIWDSWLVLRGIKTLGVRMRQHQSNATAIAYFLKGHKKVEKVYYPGLKTHPNHGIAKKQMDGYSGIISFELKEGFDAVKQFVSRLRIFTLAESLGGVESLVCYPPLMTHASFSRQERVKRGIKDNLLRLSVGIEDIADLKNDIENALDF; encoded by the coding sequence ATGAAATTTGAAACACGCGCCATTCACGCCGGCCAGAATCCCGACCCCGGGACGGGGGCGGTGATTGTGCCGGTATATCAGACATCCACCTACGAACAGGATGAAATTGGAAAGCATAAGGGCTTTGAATACACAAGGACGGGTAACCCGACCAGGAAGGCGCTTGAAGAGGCGCTTGCGTCGCTTGAAAACGGAAAATATAGTTTGGCGTTCGCATCAGGTGTTGCAGCGACAACCGCAGTATTAAGCCTTCTTAAGAAAGGTGACCATATAATCGCGGGTGATGATATTTACGGCGGAACTTACCGCTTGATTGAAAAAGTATTTAGGCGCTGGGGGTTAGAGGTTACCTATGCCTTGGCTGATAAAATCGAATCATTTAAACGGGCGATAAAAAAGAACACCAGGCTTATATGGATAGAAACACCTACCAACCCGCTTCTCAAGGTAATTGACATAAAACTCCTGGCTTCAATAGCAAAAAAAAGTAAAACAATTTTGGCTGTAGACAATACCTTCGCAAGCCCATATTTCCAGAGGCCTCTTGCGCTTGGAGCAGACATCGTTGTGCACAGCACCACAAAATATCTTTCCGGCCATAGCGATATAATCGGGGGCGCCGTGATAACCTCAGATGAGGCCTTATATAAAGACATCAAGTTTTACCAGAATGCGGCGGGAGCTGTGCCTGGCATCTGGGACTCGTGGCTTGTCTTAAGAGGGATTAAAACCCTTGGAGTACGGATGAGGCAGCACCAGTCAAACGCTACCGCTATAGCCTATTTTCTTAAAGGCCATAAGAAAGTTGAAAAAGTATATTATCCTGGTTTAAAAACTCATCCAAATCACGGTATTGCAAAAAAACAGATGGACGGCTACAGCGGGATTATAAGCTTTGAGCTAAAAGAAGGATTCGATGCCGTAAAACAATTTGTTTCAAGGCTGAGGATATTTACCCTTGCAGAAAGCCTGGGTGGTGTTGAATCCCTTGTCTGTTATCCACCTTTGATGACCCACGCTTCGTTTTCAAGGCAGGAACGGGTGAAACGCGGGATTAAGGATAACCTTTTAAGGCTTTCCGTAGGCATAGAAGACATAGCCGACTTGAAAAATGACATTGAAAATGCCCTTGATTTTTGA